A genome region from Purpureocillium takamizusanense chromosome 8, complete sequence includes the following:
- a CDS encoding uncharacterized protein (EggNog:ENOG503P7VV), producing the protein MPNRPASKSFVSSSSSSSSDSDASIDSTSVAGFRHSMDSTATRPVASVEVLRCMRCARAVEATSTDDVSSTGMVRIAHNLYYCERCAKMVGYK; encoded by the coding sequence ATGCCCAACCGACCAGCCAGCAAATCATtcgtctcctcctcttcctcctcgtcgtcagacTCGGACGCGTCCATCGACTCAACTTCTGTCGCCGGCTTCCGACACAGCATGGACTCCACCGccacccgccccgtcgcctCGGTCGAGGTCTTGCGCTGCATGCGCTGTGCTCGGGCTGTCGAGGCTACCTCAACAGACGACGTGAGCTCGACGGGCATGGTCCGCATCGCCCACAACCTCTACTACTGCGAGAGGTGCGCCAAGATGGTGGGCTACAAGTAA
- the PRI2 gene encoding 4-nitrophenylphosphatase (BUSCO:EOG092626HU~EggNog:ENOG503NWKN~COG:L) — protein MLRHDHNRIDPKRRNVLDHRKRQFATPQYKDAEYPHRLNFYADAPTADITLEQFEQWAIDRLRVLAELEACSFRNRSPAETATHMKPIVDKYMPLDTNSSASSKLFSQRQKDHYSHFILRLAFSSTEDLRRRFTRVETMLFRMRFNSDDLGERSAFVSSLDLDWWEPVTDNEREEFAAELAAMMGPRKGNAEDDTWFKVDWERVPELVEQRRVFLKRGKAFVPGREQSSMVVAEFSTRLDKQLELTARALPRLDEDDRLTPILNHLSKNFITPDSSYMSNTSAPIGAQISASNIDNLSQHFPACMSHLHRTLRATGHLKHYGRLQYTLFLKGIGLTLEESLVFWRTGMRSKTDDEFNKEYRYNVRHAYGDVGGDGNRRGGGYSPFSCQKILTEHQPGAGDAHGCPYRHFNMENLSTLVQAMGVTDQAVLRGVREDKEAQKFHMACNRVFEHLHKAEIKKAKDEGVLTANQLETIVHPNEYFKRSYLLKNLGKETDVKMEG, from the exons ATGCTGCGACACGATCACAATCGCATCGACCCCAAAAGGCGCAATGTGCTCGACCACCGCAAGAGGCAGTTCGCCACGCCGCAGTACAAGGACGCCGAGTACCCCCACCGCCTCAACTTTtacgccgacgcgcccacggccgacATAACGCTCGAGCAGTTTGAGCAATGGGCGATTGACAGGCTGAGAG TcttggccgagctcgaggcaTGCTCGTTCCGCAAcaggtcgcccgccgagacggcgacaCACATGAAGCCCATCGTCGACAAGTATATGCCCCTCGACACCAACAGTTCTGCGTCTAGCAAGCTGTTTTCTCAGCGGCAGAAGGACCACTATAGCCACTTtatcctccgcctcgccttcTCGTCCACCGAAGACCTGCGTCGGCGCTTCACGCGCGTCGAGACGATGCTTTTCCGCATGCGCTTCAACAGCGACGATCTCGGCGAGAGGTCCGCCTTCGTCTCgagcctcgacctcgactGGTGGGAGCCCGTCACGGACAACGAGAGGGAGGAGTTtgcggccgagctggccgccatgATGGGTCCCAGGAAGggcaacgccgaggacgacaccTGGTTCAAGGTGGACTGGGAGCGCGTGCCGGAGCTCGTGGAGCAGCGTCGCGTCTTTCTCAAGCGCGGGAAGGCCTTTGTGCCCGGCCGCGAGCAGTCTAGTATGGTTGTGGCAGAGTTTTCTACCCGGCTTGacaagcagctcgag TTGACAGCGCGCGCCCTCCCGCgactcgacgaggacgaccgTCTCACGCCCATCCTCAACCACCTGTCCAAAAACTTCATCACGCCCGACTCATCCTACATGTCCAAcacgtcggcgcccatcGGCGCGCAGATCAGCGCGTCCAACATCGACAACCTGTCGCAGCACTTCCCCGCGTGCATGTCGCACCTGCACCGCACGCTGCGCGCTACTGGGCACCTTAAGCACTACGGGCGCCTGCAGTACACGCTCTTCCTCAAGGGCATTGGGCTGACGCTCGAGGAGTCGCTGGTGTTTTGGCGGACCGGCATGCGCTCCAAGACAGACGACGAGTTCAACAAAGAGTACCGGTATAACGTGAGGCACGCATacggcgacgtgggcggcgacgggaaccggcgcggcggcggctacagCCCCTTCAGCTGCCAGAAGATCCTGACGGAACACCAGcctggcgcgggcgacgcgcaCGGCTGCCCTTACCGGCACTTCAACATGGAGAACCTGTCGACGCTGGTGCAAGCCATGGGCGTAACGGACCAGGCggtgctgcgcggcgtccgGGAGGACAAGGAAGCCCAGAAGTTTCACATGGCGTGCAACCG CGTCTTTGAGCATCTGCACAAGGCAGAGATTAAGAAGGCCAAAGACGAGGGCGTGTTGACGGCGAACCAGCTCGAGACGATTGTGCATCCCAACGAGTACTTTAAGCGGAGCTACCTGCTCAAGAACCTGGGCAAGGAGACCGACGTCAAGATGGAGGGGTGA
- a CDS encoding uncharacterized protein (TransMembrane:1 (o61-81i)~EggNog:ENOG503PHUX), with product MSPTLRQSSRRPLQRSCRLTRAFKIPKELIAYGGNPGPLLARLPTELLVRLFAEAEPVDDIILAFSCKALLSVAALCHLKVPDPTLHRKRRSLSAPRDTGEVSCCLCLHMSDLLCRLRPRDSRRRIDRTWNLCVDCCRYLPTRRGYWAAQLAQIDTSAWSRAEDKSWQLSVKWFAAGIKVQCPRCRLVEYMGEEE from the exons ATGTCACCTACGCTCCGGCAGAGCAGCAGACGGCCCCTTCAGAGGAGTTGCCGGTTGACTAGAGCATTCAAAATACCCAAAGAG TTGATTGCTTATGGCGGGAACCCGGGACCGCTCCTCGCCAGATTACCAaccgagctgctcgtccggCTTTTCGCAGAAGCGGAACCCGTGGACGACATTATCCTGGCCTTCTCCTGCAAGGCGCTTCTCAGCGTTGCCGCCTTGTGTCATCTGAAAGTGCCAGACCCGACACTGCACCGGAAAAGACGAAGCCTTTCGGCACCAAGGGACACAGGGGAGGTGAGTTGCTGTTTGTGTTTGCATATGTCAGACCTGCTCTGTCGTCTCCGGCCGCGAGACTCGAGACGCAGGATTGACAGGACCTGGAATCTGTGCGTGGACTGCTGCAGGTACCTGCCGACTCGCAGGGGGTACTGGGCAGCGCAGCTGGCTCAGATTGACACGTCGGCATGGAGCAGGGCCGAGGACAAGTCATGGCAACTCTCAGTCAAGTGGTTTGCTGCCGGAATCAAGGTACAGTGCCCTCGCTGCAGGCTGGTCGAGTAcatgggggaggaggagtag